In Parasteatoda tepidariorum isolate YZ-2023 chromosome 2, CAS_Ptep_4.0, whole genome shotgun sequence, one DNA window encodes the following:
- the LOC107454833 gene encoding interferon alpha-inducible protein 27-like protein 2 has protein sequence MSDDKKDKNDAESSTLKDVGWFALKTTAISGAVLGGTAAALPLIGFSGGGVVGGSLAAAYQSTFLGGTIVSGSVFASMQSAAVAGLAGSTQAAVVAGSALVAGAHTALKKLKKNDETDSGHTSEESSENNKEDDVDEEPGGNDRAELLEKNCKDPGLKTAFSPLKQQKYYNSQICTLAPVFRTYSYKHKCPGFDLR, from the exons GATGCTGAAAGTAGTACCTTGAAGGATGTTGGAT ggtTTGCTTTAAAAACTACTGCAATATCTGGTGCTGTTCTTGGTGGGACTGCCGCAGCTCTTCCTCTTATTGGTTTTTCTGGTGGTGGTGTTGTCGGAGGTTCTTTGGCTGCTGCTTATCAGAGTACATTTCTTGGGGGTACTATTGTATCTGGGAGTGTTTTTGCTAGTATGCAAAGTGCTGCAGTTGCTGGATTGGCTGGAAGTACACAAGCTGCTGTCGTAGCTGGCAGTGCGTTAGTAGCTGGTGCTCACACagctttgaaaaaattgaagaaaaatgatGAAACTGATAGTGGACATACTTCAGAAGAATCGAGTGAAAATAATAAGGAGGATGATGTCGATGAGGAACCTGGAGGAAATGACAGAGCAGAGTTGCTGGAAAAAAACTGCAAAGACCCTGGTCTCAAAACAG CGTTTTCCCCATTGAAgcagcaaaaatattacaattctcAGATATGTACTCTTGCACCAGTGTTTAGAACATACAGCTACAAACACAAGTGTCCTGGATTTGATCTCAGGTGA